A region from the Thermoplasmatales archaeon genome encodes:
- a CDS encoding type IV secretion system ATPase VirB11 — protein MEKNSFEHVNGNAESITVEDHYELIPQTVSIDIVRNGDGNLIYRITEPEISQEYREFTSKLYNEMRSVLLSRPKLIGGKLTTSEIFEYYLKNYEPGLDREISDKVLYYFKRDNDGYGVINPIVMDENIEDISCDGVNIPIFVYHRKHGTLRTEINFTDTEQLNSFVIKLASVCDQEVSINDPILDGTSPEGHRIQAVYGTEISPRGSAFTVRLFRKNPFTVIDLVKNGSISEEMAVYLWYMVEGGSSGIAVGPPAVGKTSLLNAMLMFIPENSKVFSIEETRELNFVHENWIATIVREGRLDLGPDEENLSKIDTFDLVRMAMRQRPTYIVVGEVRGSETYSLFQAMSTGHTVYSTLHADTMDTLINRLESEPINVPRVLAVYLNVVIIIKFVRINNRLVRRVTEIDEIEGMEEVGHGLIYNQVFKYDPVHNTHVYNGQSNVISKFIRLRKYSDNEFEKDFKRRIDLIRKLAKSGDSDISSVNEAIHEFGRQARVKRGADSI, from the coding sequence GTGGAAAAAAATAGTTTTGAACACGTAAACGGGAATGCTGAAAGCATAACTGTGGAAGATCATTATGAACTCATTCCGCAAACAGTATCGATAGATATAGTCAGGAATGGGGACGGCAATCTCATTTATCGTATCACAGAACCTGAAATTTCCCAGGAGTACCGTGAATTCACATCTAAACTTTATAATGAAATGAGATCAGTCCTGCTAAGCAGGCCGAAGTTAATCGGAGGAAAGCTGACTACATCAGAAATCTTCGAGTATTATCTGAAAAATTATGAACCCGGACTGGACAGAGAGATAAGTGATAAAGTTCTCTATTATTTCAAGCGTGATAATGATGGATATGGGGTAATCAATCCAATTGTCATGGATGAGAACATTGAGGATATATCATGTGATGGTGTAAACATTCCAATTTTTGTATACCACCGGAAGCACGGCACACTACGCACGGAGATAAATTTTACAGATACTGAGCAACTCAACTCATTTGTTATCAAACTGGCAAGCGTATGTGATCAGGAGGTTTCCATCAATGATCCGATACTGGATGGTACATCTCCAGAAGGTCATAGAATACAGGCTGTGTATGGCACGGAAATATCTCCAAGAGGATCGGCATTCACAGTAAGGCTCTTTAGAAAGAACCCATTTACGGTGATAGATCTCGTTAAAAATGGCTCCATAAGCGAAGAAATGGCAGTATATCTCTGGTACATGGTGGAGGGCGGATCATCTGGAATTGCTGTTGGCCCTCCAGCAGTAGGAAAAACTTCACTTCTCAACGCTATGCTCATGTTTATACCGGAGAACTCAAAGGTGTTCAGCATAGAGGAGACACGAGAGCTGAATTTTGTTCACGAGAACTGGATTGCCACAATTGTAAGAGAAGGTCGCTTGGATCTTGGACCGGATGAGGAAAACCTGTCAAAGATAGACACGTTTGACCTGGTCAGAATGGCGATGAGGCAGAGGCCTACTTACATTGTAGTCGGTGAGGTAAGAGGTAGTGAAACATATTCACTTTTCCAGGCCATGTCTACTGGCCATACTGTTTACTCAACGCTGCATGCGGACACAATGGACACACTCATAAACCGCCTTGAAAGTGAGCCGATTAACGTCCCGCGTGTCCTTGCCGTTTATCTTAATGTTGTAATAATAATCAAATTTGTTAGGATCAATAACAGGCTCGTAAGGAGAGTCACGGAGATTGATGAAATAGAAGGCATGGAAGAAGTTGGTCACGGGTTGATTTATAACCAGGTTTTTAAATATGACCCCGTGCATAACACCCATGTATACAACGGCCAGAGCAACGTTATATCTAAATTCATTAGACTGCGGAAATATTCCGATAATGAATTCGAGAAAGATTTCAAGCGAAGGATAGATCTGATAAGAAAACTGGCAAAGTCAGGAGATTCCGACATTTCGAGCGTGAACGAGGCAATTCATGAGTTCGGCAGACAGGCCAGGGTAAAGAGGGGGGCGGATTCCATTTGA